A window of the Dyadobacter pollutisoli genome harbors these coding sequences:
- a CDS encoding DUF4199 domain-containing protein: protein MKSIIAYFNKPILKISLLFGLATGLLVFVFFLGLYLMDIVPLGNNKILDFGIHIILIAGACWYYRKKVGNGFLHLWEALTIGYVVNTIGALIAGWLIYFFVTYIDPSVFTNYLGEMKTLMLAGKAELVKNIGEAEFAKMYNGVGSMERSEIIMDEVSKKTVMAIIPILVISLIFRKQDYGLYQNK from the coding sequence ATGAAATCAATTATTGCATATTTTAATAAACCCATTTTAAAAATTTCCCTGCTTTTTGGCCTGGCGACAGGTTTGCTGGTTTTTGTATTTTTCCTGGGGCTGTACCTGATGGACATTGTGCCACTGGGCAACAACAAAATCCTGGACTTTGGTATCCATATCATTTTGATAGCCGGCGCATGCTGGTACTATCGCAAGAAGGTCGGAAATGGCTTTCTGCATCTTTGGGAAGCATTGACCATCGGTTATGTAGTCAATACGATCGGGGCATTGATAGCGGGCTGGCTCATTTACTTTTTCGTGACTTACATTGATCCCTCCGTGTTTACAAACTATCTGGGTGAAATGAAGACATTGATGCTGGCAGGCAAGGCTGAACTGGTGAAGAACATCGGAGAAGCGGAATTTGCTAAAATGTACAATGGGGTCGGCAGCATGGAGCGGTCTGAAATTATTATGGATGAGGTCAGCAAAAAAACGGTGATGGCCATTATCCCGATACTGGTCATTTCGCTCATATTCCGAAAGCAGGATTATGGTTTGTATCAAAATAAATAA
- a CDS encoding toll/interleukin-1 receptor domain-containing protein: MSVFISYSSKDHEFADRLALALVAKRIKVWLDKWEMQPGDSLLDKIQNGLTDSSYLLVVLSKNSVESEWCKKELNSGLMREIEERKVHIIPIIIDDCKVPVFLREKVYADFRKEFKDGFDELIRPLYKLFSENMGRKVSGDFIIDYAFNWGKRNGFYFLDIDLITWYQSQSKSLLIQLHLTGNNEATKKFDAYLAAGVPFVMREIVTSSLRSSEKISALRFYIQSDNPHIAHTKIGDPKTNTNFDLNIRAVQMGVDNNMAILLDLVDYLNIMAEESEQRMREDMLKFRAI; this comes from the coding sequence ATGAGCGTTTTTATTAGTTATTCCTCAAAGGATCACGAGTTTGCTGACAGACTCGCATTGGCTCTTGTTGCTAAGCGAATCAAGGTTTGGTTGGATAAATGGGAGATGCAGCCTGGCGATTCATTATTAGATAAAATCCAAAATGGACTGACTGATTCGAGTTACTTGTTGGTAGTGTTATCGAAAAATTCAGTTGAAAGCGAGTGGTGTAAAAAAGAATTGAATTCTGGGTTAATGCGTGAAATAGAAGAACGGAAAGTTCACATCATTCCCATCATTATTGATGATTGTAAAGTGCCGGTTTTTCTCAGGGAAAAGGTTTACGCTGATTTCAGAAAGGAGTTTAAAGATGGCTTTGACGAATTGATTCGCCCTTTATACAAACTCTTTTCAGAAAATATGGGAAGGAAGGTGAGCGGCGATTTTATAATTGACTACGCTTTCAATTGGGGAAAGAGAAACGGGTTTTACTTTTTGGACATCGACTTAATAACCTGGTACCAGTCTCAAAGTAAATCGCTCCTAATTCAGCTACACTTGACAGGTAATAATGAAGCTACGAAAAAGTTTGATGCTTATTTGGCCGCAGGAGTTCCTTTTGTAATGCGAGAAATCGTGACATCGTCACTTAGGTCTTCCGAAAAAATAAGTGCATTAAGATTCTACATACAGTCCGATAATCCTCATATTGCACATACTAAAATAGGCGATCCTAAGACGAATACAAATTTTGACCTAAACATCCGAGCCGTTCAAATGGGAGTGGATAACAATATGGCTATACTCCTAGATCTAGTCGATTATTTAAATATAATGGCGGAAGAGTCGGAGCAGCGGATGCGAGAAGATATGCTAAAATTTAGAGCAATATAA
- a CDS encoding anti-sigma factor, producing MNIQAYIESGILEEYVLGTVSPQEKQEVECMSHIYPEIKEELLRTESALEEYALKHQTPPPASLKESLFAKMNFDSVKDIDDTQADELTIGKTEQVSDETPGILQPVNTEDPKVISNVFDRVETREVTPFWAKLAVAAAVLLAMFAGWSAIQMTEYKGSNEQLAGEMNEMKAEMAGLKQGFDYNHSLAGLYSDPSYKVVKMAGMPKSPESAVSAFWNQQTNEVYVDVQKLPAAPAGKQYQLWTIVDGNPVDVGMLDNQFSGKVLKMKETKPGAVAFAITLEKEGGVPSPTMEQMYVMGKVS from the coding sequence ATGAATATCCAAGCCTACATAGAGTCCGGTATATTAGAGGAATATGTATTGGGCACTGTTTCTCCTCAGGAAAAACAGGAGGTGGAGTGTATGTCTCATATTTACCCTGAGATAAAAGAAGAGCTGTTGCGAACTGAAAGTGCTTTGGAAGAATATGCACTGAAACATCAGACTCCGCCACCAGCATCTTTAAAAGAATCGCTTTTTGCCAAAATGAATTTTGATTCCGTTAAAGATATAGATGATACACAAGCCGATGAACTGACAATTGGAAAAACTGAGCAGGTATCTGACGAAACTCCGGGCATTTTACAGCCTGTGAATACCGAAGATCCGAAGGTAATTTCAAATGTATTCGACAGGGTCGAAACGAGGGAAGTAACACCTTTCTGGGCTAAACTGGCGGTTGCAGCAGCAGTATTGCTGGCGATGTTTGCAGGATGGTCTGCTATTCAAATGACCGAGTACAAAGGCAGCAATGAGCAATTGGCCGGTGAAATGAATGAGATGAAGGCGGAAATGGCTGGTTTGAAGCAGGGATTTGACTACAATCATTCACTGGCAGGCCTTTACAGTGATCCGAGTTATAAAGTCGTAAAAATGGCTGGCATGCCCAAATCTCCCGAAAGCGCAGTGTCTGCATTCTGGAACCAGCAAACGAACGAGGTGTACGTAGACGTGCAAAAGCTCCCGGCAGCTCCGGCGGGCAAGCAGTACCAGCTTTGGACGATCGTGGATGGAAATCCAGTAGATGTGGGAATGCTCGATAACCAGTTTTCAGGCAAGGTTTTAAAAATGAAGGAGACCAAGCCCGGTGCAGTAGCATTCGCGATCACGCTTGAAAAAGAAGGAGGCGTACCGTCGCCGACTATGGAACAAATGTATGTAATGGGGAAAGTGAGTTGA
- a CDS encoding DNA cytosine methyltransferase, protein MSIVKANHSVSFTSIEICAGAGGQAIGLEQAGFEHLALVEIEPLACETLNLNRADWNVINTDVKNFSAAEFGSVDLFAGGVPCPPFSIAGKQLGHLDERDLFPEAIRLVRECNPKAVMLENVRGILSSKFLDYRRRILQEFYKMGYQCDWRIVNASDYGVSQSRSRAILVALKKEYFEYFQWPKRHENSPLSVGELLYEEMASRGWENVNNWKIKADKIAPTLVGGSKKHGGADLGPTRAKQSWAELGVNGKGLADHPPMNGSSELPKLTLKMAALIQGFPKDWEFAGKKTPAYRQVGNAFPPPVAKAMGLSIKNALKKYEHESSERKRLTSQIA, encoded by the coding sequence ATGTCAATAGTAAAAGCCAATCATAGCGTGAGTTTTACATCAATCGAAATATGCGCAGGAGCTGGCGGGCAGGCAATCGGACTCGAACAAGCTGGTTTTGAGCATCTAGCACTCGTCGAAATTGAGCCACTTGCTTGTGAAACCCTTAATTTAAATCGGGCCGACTGGAATGTAATTAACACGGACGTCAAAAATTTCAGCGCAGCTGAATTTGGAAGTGTGGATTTATTTGCGGGAGGCGTTCCATGTCCTCCTTTCTCAATTGCAGGCAAACAACTCGGTCATTTAGATGAAAGGGATCTATTCCCTGAAGCGATTCGCCTGGTAAGAGAATGCAATCCCAAGGCCGTAATGCTTGAAAATGTTCGTGGTATACTCAGCTCAAAATTCTTGGATTATAGAAGGCGAATTTTACAGGAATTTTATAAAATGGGTTATCAATGTGATTGGCGTATTGTGAATGCATCAGACTACGGTGTATCTCAATCACGGTCAAGAGCAATATTGGTAGCATTGAAAAAAGAATATTTCGAATACTTCCAATGGCCAAAACGGCATGAAAACAGTCCTCTAAGCGTGGGTGAACTTTTATACGAGGAAATGGCATCACGCGGCTGGGAAAATGTAAACAACTGGAAAATCAAGGCTGATAAAATTGCTCCTACGCTTGTGGGAGGTTCGAAAAAACATGGTGGTGCAGATTTGGGACCCACACGCGCAAAACAATCTTGGGCCGAGTTGGGAGTTAATGGAAAAGGTTTGGCAGACCACCCACCAATGAACGGTTCTAGCGAGTTGCCGAAGCTCACACTTAAAATGGCAGCTCTAATTCAGGGTTTTCCAAAAGACTGGGAATTTGCAGGTAAGAAAACACCAGCCTATCGACAAGTTGGAAATGCCTTCCCTCCTCCTGTGGCAAAAGCTATGGGGTTATCGATAAAAAATGCACTGAAAAAATATGAGCACGAAAGCTCCGAAAGGAAAAGGCTCACGAGCCAAATTGCGTGA
- a CDS encoding dihydroorotase: MKLLIRSVRIVDKKSPFNGQVKDILIEGGKIKKIGDGLEADGAEAREGSGLSVSVGWIDMRVASRDPGFEHKEDLNSVRIAASRGGFTEIVLLPNTEPVVHSKDTLNYIRQSGAGGLVKLHVAAAVTRKAEGVDFTEMIDLHEAGAIAFTDGEHPVQNADLFLKTILYLQPLNALLMNRPEDRQLTLYGQMHEGVTSTLIGMKGIPSLAEEMMLTRDLKLLEYALEKSMYKSATPALHVSLISTKQAVGLIREAKTKGLPVTCDIAAHQLAFLDKDLIDFDTNLKVNPPFRSESDLNALKEGLADGTIDAIVSDHNPHDEESKNLEFDHADFGMTSLETTFSTALEHSGLSIEDIVEKLTNAPRHILRLAEIGVEEGGIANLTFFEAETEWGFNKSYSKSKNTPFLGKRLKGKVRGVINNGKQEWYS, encoded by the coding sequence ATGAAATTGTTAATTCGCTCTGTTCGCATTGTTGATAAAAAATCCCCGTTCAACGGTCAGGTGAAGGATATCCTGATTGAAGGCGGAAAAATTAAGAAAATTGGAGACGGCCTCGAAGCCGATGGGGCCGAGGCTAGGGAAGGAAGCGGTTTGAGCGTATCCGTCGGGTGGATCGATATGCGGGTAGCCTCGCGTGACCCGGGATTTGAACACAAAGAAGACCTTAATTCAGTCAGGATTGCTGCTTCGCGTGGCGGGTTTACAGAAATAGTACTGTTGCCTAATACCGAACCGGTGGTTCATAGTAAAGATACCCTTAATTACATTCGCCAGTCGGGCGCAGGTGGGTTGGTAAAATTACACGTGGCCGCGGCGGTGACCCGCAAAGCGGAAGGTGTGGATTTTACTGAAATGATCGATCTGCACGAGGCGGGCGCCATCGCTTTTACGGATGGTGAGCATCCGGTGCAAAATGCGGACTTATTCCTGAAAACCATACTGTACCTGCAGCCGTTGAATGCATTGCTGATGAACCGGCCGGAAGACAGGCAACTGACTTTGTACGGGCAAATGCACGAAGGTGTCACAAGCACATTGATCGGCATGAAAGGCATTCCGTCGCTGGCTGAGGAAATGATGCTGACCCGCGATCTGAAATTGCTTGAATATGCTTTGGAAAAAAGCATGTACAAATCTGCCACACCTGCATTACACGTTTCGTTGATATCGACGAAGCAGGCGGTGGGCTTGATCCGCGAGGCGAAGACAAAAGGCCTGCCGGTGACCTGCGATATTGCGGCACATCAGCTGGCGTTCCTGGACAAGGATCTGATTGATTTTGATACCAATTTGAAAGTGAACCCACCTTTCCGTTCAGAATCTGACCTGAATGCATTGAAAGAGGGATTAGCCGACGGTACGATCGACGCCATCGTGTCGGATCACAATCCACATGACGAGGAGAGCAAGAATCTCGAATTTGATCATGCAGATTTTGGGATGACAAGTTTGGAGACCACGTTTTCAACAGCCCTCGAACACAGTGGGCTGAGCATTGAGGATATTGTTGAAAAACTGACCAATGCACCAAGACATATCCTCCGGCTGGCGGAGATCGGCGTTGAAGAGGGAGGCATTGCTAATCTGACTTTCTTCGAAGCGGAAACGGAATGGGGTTTTAACAAAAGCTACTCGAAATCGAAAAATACGCCATTTTTGGGCAAGAGGCTGAAAGGCAAAGTAAGAGGGGTGATCAACAATGGAAAACAAGAGTGGTATTCATGA
- the gldF gene encoding gliding motility-associated ABC transporter permease subunit GldF, whose protein sequence is MFTIFRKEIGSFFNSLIAYIVMAVFLTAIGLIVWVFPESNILDYGYADLGSFFSLAPYVLIFLIPAITMRSIAEEARTGTLELLLTKPLRNSDLVLGKFFANWALVLITLLPTTIYYYSVYKLGNPEGSIDSAAVVGSYIGLLLFSGVVVSMGIWSSSLNENQIVAFIIGVFTAFIWYVGFSSVSALFGTGIVAQILSWVALDQQYVALGKGLVDSRNVVYLLSLIAFFNFLTLWKVEQMRK, encoded by the coding sequence GTGTTCACAATATTCCGGAAAGAAATAGGCAGCTTCTTCAACTCTCTGATCGCCTATATTGTAATGGCCGTATTTTTGACTGCCATTGGACTGATCGTCTGGGTATTTCCTGAATCCAATATACTTGACTACGGCTATGCTGATCTGGGCTCGTTTTTTAGCCTGGCACCCTATGTTCTGATTTTCCTGATTCCTGCCATTACCATGCGTTCCATCGCTGAGGAAGCACGGACGGGAACGCTTGAATTGCTTCTTACAAAACCACTTCGAAACAGTGATTTAGTCCTTGGTAAGTTCTTCGCCAACTGGGCGCTGGTACTGATCACTTTGCTCCCCACGACGATCTATTACTACAGCGTTTACAAACTAGGGAACCCGGAAGGAAGTATCGATTCAGCTGCGGTGGTGGGGTCGTACATTGGACTTTTGCTTTTCAGTGGGGTGGTGGTTTCAATGGGTATCTGGTCGTCATCATTGAACGAGAATCAGATCGTGGCCTTCATCATTGGCGTGTTTACAGCATTCATTTGGTATGTCGGTTTTAGCTCGGTTTCTGCATTGTTTGGAACAGGAATAGTGGCGCAAATACTGTCCTGGGTCGCGCTGGACCAGCAATACGTTGCGCTGGGCAAGGGTTTGGTCGACTCACGCAATGTGGTTTACCTGCTGAGCCTGATCGCTTTTTTTAACTTTCTGACCCTCTGGAAAGTAGAACAAATGAGAAAATGA
- a CDS encoding helix-turn-helix domain-containing protein → MTPTTSNPKIHEGRNLKRFREMLGIKQDVLAFELGEEWNQQKISLLEQREKIDSDLLEQVSAILKIPAEAIRNFDEEKAVNIISNTFNDSSMINAINNNPTFHPVEQLLRLHEDKIALYERMLKEKDEMMGRLEKLIGNR, encoded by the coding sequence ATGACACCCACTACCTCCAACCCTAAGATCCACGAAGGCCGCAACCTGAAACGCTTCCGAGAAATGCTCGGTATCAAACAAGACGTCCTCGCCTTCGAGCTCGGTGAAGAATGGAACCAGCAAAAGATTTCTTTACTCGAACAAAGAGAAAAGATCGATTCCGACCTATTGGAACAAGTTTCGGCGATACTTAAAATCCCGGCTGAGGCGATTCGGAATTTTGATGAAGAGAAGGCCGTTAATATTATTTCAAATACATTCAATGATAGCTCAATGATTAATGCTATCAATAACAATCCTACTTTTCATCCTGTTGAGCAACTTCTCCGACTTCACGAAGATAAGATTGCATTGTATGAGAGGATGTTGAAGGAGAAGGATGAGATGATGGGGCGGTTGGAGAAGTTGATTGGGAATAGATAG
- the gcvH gene encoding glycine cleavage system protein GcvH, with amino-acid sequence MDFPSELKYTEDHEWIRIEGDTAIIGITDHAQNELGDIVYVDINTVGDALDKGEVFGSVEAVKTVSDLFIPVAGTVVEVNEELDAEPELVNTDPYGRGWMVKISLANPGDVDGLLSAEDYQKFIGA; translated from the coding sequence ATGGATTTCCCGTCAGAACTTAAGTATACAGAAGATCACGAATGGATTCGTATTGAAGGAGATACGGCAATTATTGGAATTACAGATCATGCTCAGAACGAATTAGGTGATATTGTGTATGTTGACATCAACACTGTCGGAGATGCGCTTGACAAAGGGGAAGTTTTTGGTTCAGTAGAAGCGGTGAAGACGGTTTCTGATCTCTTTATTCCAGTGGCTGGTACAGTGGTTGAAGTGAATGAAGAACTGGACGCTGAGCCCGAACTCGTTAATACAGATCCTTACGGCCGTGGCTGGATGGTAAAAATAAGTTTGGCAAATCCTGGTGACGTGGATGGCTTGTTATCCGCCGAAGACTACCAGAAATTTATAGGTGCCTGA
- a CDS encoding HNH endonuclease: MSTKAPKGKGSRAKLREIFYENVGHVLNSDFLREVAGTSEWGRRLRELRNEEGMNIVTHNDRSDLKPGEYLLVDIKPLPFFDRSISKETRAFVLDRNGFTCQMCGAAAGEPHPYDQGRKTRLHIGHIIDKSMGGSDEPSNLRAICSICNEGASNLTLNRPQAIKLLAQVRRAPTSDQLDVLKWIVEKFPLQAAGVLKKFD, encoded by the coding sequence ATGAGCACGAAAGCTCCGAAAGGAAAAGGCTCACGAGCCAAATTGCGTGAGATTTTCTATGAAAATGTAGGTCATGTTCTAAATTCAGACTTTTTACGCGAAGTTGCGGGAACGAGTGAATGGGGGCGTCGGCTAAGAGAGTTGCGCAACGAAGAGGGTATGAATATCGTCACTCACAATGATAGAAGTGATTTAAAGCCTGGTGAGTATTTATTGGTAGATATTAAGCCCCTCCCTTTCTTTGATCGGTCGATTTCAAAAGAAACCAGAGCGTTTGTACTTGACCGAAATGGATTCACTTGTCAAATGTGCGGCGCCGCAGCAGGAGAGCCACATCCTTATGATCAAGGAAGAAAAACCCGACTACACATTGGGCATATTATTGACAAATCTATGGGTGGAAGTGATGAACCTTCCAATCTTCGCGCTATATGCTCGATTTGTAACGAGGGTGCCTCGAACTTAACATTGAATCGACCACAAGCTATTAAACTGCTTGCTCAGGTAAGGAGAGCTCCGACTTCTGATCAATTGGATGTATTGAAGTGGATTGTTGAAAAATTTCCTCTGCAAGCGGCTGGGGTACTTAAAAAGTTCGATTAG
- a CDS encoding FAD-dependent oxidoreductase: protein MKRRSFLGSIALTSALVNNNEGPAAESGPFLRENKSKETLSADVVVAGAGLGGCAAALASLRNGLSVILTEETDWIGGQVSQQGVPPDEHQWIETHGAPRAYRDFRNAVRQYYIRNYPLTAEAKSRKNLNPGDGAVSRLCHEPRVAVAVLNDMLAPYISSGKLTLLLEHKVVSAEVKGNQAKSLEFVNTKSKARVTLAAPYFVDATELGDLLPVTGTEFVTGTEAKSETNELHAPEKANPDNVQAFTVCFAIDYQPGENHVIDKPAEYDIWKNYIPKMTKPWSGKLLDLSYSNPKTLEPKELGFHPEGIATGDKLNLWNYRRIISKANFTPGTYKGDITIVNWPQNDYFLGNLIGANEKEFNKHFERGKQLSLSLLYWLQTEAPRPDGGKGWPGIRLRKDIMGTEDGLAKYPYVRESRRIKAVFTIKEEHVGAANREMAVANGAPGPKDKAAEFHDSVGIGYYHIDLHPSTGGNNYIDFASLPFQIPLGALLPVRMENVLPANKNIGTTHITNGCYRLHPVEWSIGEAVGLLVKFAIGKKVSPRVVRERKELLAGFQEFLKGEGVELAWQG from the coding sequence ATGAAGCGTCGTAGTTTTTTAGGAAGTATCGCACTCACCAGTGCATTAGTAAATAACAACGAAGGTCCGGCTGCAGAGTCCGGGCCTTTTTTGCGTGAAAATAAGTCGAAGGAAACACTTTCGGCTGATGTAGTAGTCGCAGGTGCGGGACTCGGGGGCTGCGCGGCTGCGCTGGCTTCTTTGCGGAATGGCTTGTCGGTGATCCTGACGGAGGAAACGGATTGGATTGGCGGCCAAGTGTCGCAGCAGGGAGTACCGCCGGACGAGCATCAATGGATCGAAACGCACGGCGCTCCGAGGGCTTACCGTGATTTTCGCAATGCGGTAAGGCAGTATTACATCAGAAACTACCCACTGACAGCCGAAGCCAAAAGCCGTAAAAACCTGAATCCCGGAGATGGAGCGGTTTCCAGGTTATGCCACGAACCGCGCGTTGCGGTGGCGGTTTTGAATGATATGCTGGCGCCGTACATTAGTTCGGGGAAATTGACATTGCTTTTGGAGCATAAAGTAGTCTCCGCGGAAGTGAAAGGTAACCAGGCGAAATCATTGGAATTTGTCAATACCAAAAGCAAAGCCCGGGTAACCCTTGCTGCACCCTATTTTGTAGACGCTACCGAGCTTGGCGATCTGCTGCCGGTAACAGGTACCGAGTTTGTAACGGGTACCGAAGCCAAAAGCGAAACCAATGAATTACACGCACCCGAGAAAGCAAATCCCGACAACGTACAGGCATTCACCGTTTGCTTCGCGATAGACTATCAGCCCGGAGAGAACCATGTGATCGACAAACCGGCGGAATACGATATCTGGAAGAATTACATCCCCAAAATGACGAAGCCCTGGTCTGGAAAGCTGCTCGACCTGTCATACTCCAATCCCAAAACATTGGAACCCAAAGAACTCGGTTTTCACCCGGAAGGCATTGCTACCGGCGATAAACTGAACCTTTGGAACTACCGCAGGATCATCAGCAAGGCCAACTTCACACCAGGCACGTACAAAGGCGACATTACGATCGTAAACTGGCCGCAAAACGATTATTTCCTCGGTAACCTGATAGGCGCGAATGAGAAGGAATTTAACAAGCATTTTGAAAGAGGCAAGCAGCTGAGTTTGTCGCTGCTATACTGGCTGCAAACCGAAGCCCCTCGCCCCGACGGCGGCAAAGGCTGGCCAGGAATACGGTTGCGCAAAGACATCATGGGTACCGAAGACGGCCTGGCCAAATATCCTTACGTAAGAGAATCGCGGCGCATCAAAGCCGTTTTCACCATCAAAGAAGAACACGTAGGAGCCGCCAACCGCGAAATGGCCGTAGCAAACGGCGCCCCAGGCCCGAAAGACAAAGCCGCCGAATTCCACGACAGCGTAGGCATAGGTTACTACCACATAGACCTCCACCCAAGCACAGGAGGCAACAACTACATCGATTTCGCATCACTACCCTTCCAAATCCCACTAGGAGCATTACTGCCCGTGAGAATGGAGAATGTACTTCCTGCTAATAAGAATATCGGTACTACGCACATTACGAATGGCTGTTACCGGCTGCATCCGGTGGAATGGAGTATTGGGGAGGCTGTGGGGTTGCTGGTGAAGTTTGCTATTGGGAAAAAGGTTAGTCCGCGGGTTGTGCGGGAGAGGAAGGAATTGTTGGCTGGGTTTCAGGAGTTTTTGAAGGGGGAGGGGGTTGAGTTGGCGTGGCAAGGATAA
- a CDS encoding DUF4199 domain-containing protein: MEEKTSTARVALKYGVLASVVIMIYSTIINIAGMSQNKMLSSLSFIFMIVAIVLAMKDFREQNKGFMSYGEGLGLGTLASAVMGLLSSAFAMFYMQFIDNTLLTQGMDKVREDMEKRGLDDSQIDQAMELSQKVMSPGIVFVMGVFGYIIMGFVISLIVAAIIRKDKPVFE, encoded by the coding sequence ATGGAAGAAAAAACATCTACTGCCCGCGTTGCGCTGAAATACGGAGTACTGGCTTCGGTGGTGATCATGATTTATTCTACGATCATTAACATTGCAGGAATGTCTCAGAACAAAATGTTATCCTCACTTTCCTTCATTTTCATGATAGTCGCCATTGTGTTGGCGATGAAGGATTTCAGGGAACAGAACAAGGGTTTCATGTCGTATGGTGAAGGGCTTGGCCTGGGCACATTGGCGTCGGCCGTGATGGGCTTGCTGAGTTCCGCATTTGCGATGTTCTATATGCAGTTCATTGATAATACATTGCTTACCCAGGGAATGGACAAGGTGCGGGAAGACATGGAAAAGAGAGGGTTGGACGATTCGCAGATAGACCAGGCGATGGAACTTTCCCAGAAAGTGATGTCTCCCGGAATCGTTTTTGTGATGGGGGTTTTCGGGTACATCATCATGGGCTTTGTGATTTCCCTGATCGTAGCAGCGATTATCCGCAAGGATAAGCCTGTTTTTGAATGA
- a CDS encoding RNA polymerase sigma factor has translation MATNKVKYSEEELVLALKRNEQTAFEFLYDHYSGALFNIISKTLRDEERAADVLQESFLKIWKNIASYNPEKGRLFTWIMNIARNGAIDAARAEGRKPAMDDIENRAVLNERDVYEDSQTVSSEMKAIVDMLRPERKILIDMAYFQGYTHEEISEELSIPLGTVKSRIRTALHELKQYFAV, from the coding sequence TTGGCGACCAACAAGGTAAAATACTCGGAAGAGGAATTGGTGCTAGCTCTGAAAAGAAACGAGCAAACCGCCTTTGAATTCCTGTACGACCATTACTCAGGAGCTTTGTTTAATATCATTTCAAAAACGTTGAGGGACGAGGAGAGAGCCGCAGATGTGTTACAGGAATCCTTTCTAAAGATATGGAAAAATATTGCTTCCTATAATCCGGAAAAGGGACGACTGTTTACATGGATCATGAATATCGCCCGAAATGGTGCGATTGACGCGGCCAGAGCGGAAGGTAGAAAACCGGCGATGGATGATATCGAAAACAGGGCTGTCCTGAATGAACGGGATGTGTATGAAGATTCGCAGACCGTCAGTTCGGAAATGAAAGCAATCGTTGATATGCTCAGGCCCGAGAGAAAGATTCTCATTGATATGGCTTATTTTCAGGGCTATACCCATGAGGAAATTTCAGAGGAGCTGAGTATCCCTTTGGGTACGGTAAAATCGAGGATCCGAACCGCATTACACGAGTTAAAACAATACTTTGCAGTATGA